The nucleotide window TTCTTTATGGAGAAGATGCCCACGCTGGTAAATAGTCCATATTCAGGAAGGTTCATATCAACGAGGTCAGGGATCACCATTTTCAGGAAGGGAAGGAAAACGCGTTCTACTCCCTTTCCAATCCACGCGTCTTCAAGGGGAGGTTTCCCTACTGACGTCACATGGTATATTGGATTCTCCCTTATGTAAGCCCTCTCAAGTTTAAATACTGGGTAGTAGTCCTTAGGTGTGTAGTATCCCAAGTGATCACCGAAGGGACCCTCAAGCCTGTTATCTTCTAAATCGACGTAACCCTCTAAAACTGACTCCGCGTGGGCTGGAACTAAAATACCGTTACTCAGCTCTACTACATCCACTCCTTCTCCCCTAAGAATCCCCGCAAAAAGGTACTTGTCCAACCCTGGAGGGACAGGAGAGGCTGCCGTAAATGTGATAATGGGATCCACTCCGTTCACAATGGCTATGGGAACTCTAGTTATTCCTTTGTCCCTGTAGTTGGATGCTGCCATTGACCCCCTCTTAAAGGCTTGCCAGTGGACTAAAGCTTCTCGCTCATTCAAAATTTGTACTCTATAAATGCTCAGATTGTTAACGTTTTTCTCAGGATCCCTAGTAATGACAATGGAGAAAGTCATATACCTTCCTGCGTCGTGGGGCCAGGTCTTGGTCGCAGGGATGTTCCCCAAGTTAACCGAGTCGTCCTCACTGAACAAGGGTCTCTTTGAACTTGGCATATACTTCCCCATCTTTAGGAGAGATGGAAGCGACTTCACCTTATCCATGATGGTCACCGGCATCTCTCCAAACTGGGAAAGGAATCCCTCGGCTATCTGCTCTAAGTTTCTAGTACCAAAAAGTTCGTAGACCCCCTCCATGGAATAGTAAACGTTGGTTAGTACTCTCCAACCCTGAAATCCTTTAACGTTAGTGAAGAGGAGAGGTGGAACGTGGGAGTAAGTGGCTTGACGACCCAGTTCTGGTATTTCTAAGATGGGGTCAACTTCTTCGCTTATCTCAACCAACTTGTTTTTCGATCGCATAAAATCTAGGTAATGCCTGAGATCCTTGAAAGCCATTTTTATTCAGCCTTACAATAAAAGCCCATATGGGCACTATTATTACCTTTTATTCAAGAGCTTTATTACGCCGCGTTAAACGTTGGGTGGTATTGAGAAGTTGGTTTAATCCTGCTTAACAAGTTGCTTAAGGAATTTTGACTCCCAACACGCGTCAGGAGCTTGCTCTCGGTACACCGTCTAGATCCTTACCGTCAAATCCATCAAATTACCAAACTCTACGTCACAGTACCCCATCCATCGGCATAGAAGCTCGATCTTGACACAAACTCCCTTAATAATCAAAACCTCTTAAAGAAGGTAAAGTTTAAATTTTTACATACATGGATCATGAAGGCTGGTGACATACCGTTGGAAACAAGCTAGAAGGGGTTATGCGTTGTATCGATTGCGGGTTTGAAACCGAATTGGATCAAAAGACCATTACTTGCCCTAGATGTGGGGGAATTCTGGAAATTTCCGTGAAGTTACCCTCCACATTTTCGTTTTCAAGGTTAAGAGGAAGAGGGGTATGGAGATACTCCGAGGCCATTGCGGGAAACTACAAAACGGTAGTGAGCATCAATGAAGGGGGAACTCCGCTAATTAGGTCAAAAACCAACGAGAACGTCTACTATAAATTTGAGGGAGCTAACCCTACAGGGAGCTTTAAGGATAGAGGAATGACCGTAGCCATAAGCTCTGCTGTCAATGAAGGCTATAAAATAGTAGTTGCCGCTTCCACAGGAAACACAGCGGCCTCAGCAGCTGCGTATTCTGCGAGGGCTGGATTGAAAATCTACCTGGTTCTGCCAAAAGATAAAGTTGCGGTAGGTAAATTAGCACAGTCTATCCTATACGGAGCCACAATTCTAGAGGTGGAAGGAAGTTTTGATGTGGGAATGAAGGCTGTAATGAAACTTTATAGGGAAATGGGAATCGTTTACCCCCTAAACTCCTTCAATCCATGGCGTCTAGAGGGACAGAAAACCATAGCCTACGAGATAACAGAAGAGATAGGGGTTCCAGACGCTGTGGTCGTCCCAGTTGGGAATGCAGGAAACATATACGCTATATGGAAAGGGTTTACTGAATTGAGAAACGCCGGGCTAATAGATAAGGTTCCCAGGATGATAGGGGTTCAGGCAGAGGGGGCGTCCCCTATAGCTAGAGCCATCGCCCAAAACCTAAATACCCCTGAATTCACTGAAAACCCTGAAACTATTGCCACTGCCATAAGGATAGGTAAACCAGTTAACTGGAAGAAAGCCTTAAGGGCTATAAGGGAGTCCCAAGGAACTGCCATATACGTCAGTGATAGTGAGATAGTAGATGCTCAAAGAGATCTGGCTAGAATCGAAGGCGTTGGTGCCGAGCCAGCGTCTGTGGCGTCCTTCGCTGGTCATAGGAAAGCCTTAAAGGAAGGGATTCTAAGCAATTCGGATAAAGCAGTTCTAATTCTCACTGGGCATGCCCTAAAGGATCCAGACTCCATGGTCAGATCTGGATCAAGGAGGATAACCACTAATCCAGATTATTTGGAAAAAATTATTCTAGGTGATCTTAATGCCAATTCTTAAAATTGGAGGATCTATTCAAAAAGATGAGAAAGATTATGAATTAATAGCAGAAAGGATAGAAAAGTACTCCAGCAAGACTGATAAAGTGATTGTTGTAACCTCCGCTTTAAAAGGTGTGACCAACAGTTTAATTGAAGCTACTGAGAACCGCGATAAGGCTGTGGATCTGATAACCGAAATTTATGACAGACATGTAAAGCTCCTGTCAAAGCTGGTTGAGGGACCGGAGTTCGAAAACGCTTTCAAGTCACTTTCCAAACTAGCGGATGAGCTATTTAGAATAGCGTGGTCAATCAAGGTTTTAGACGAGACCTCCACAAGGGTGAGGGACTATATCCTCTCCTTCGGAGAGAGAATGGCTAGCGTTACTCTCGCATCGGTTCTGAAGAGCAAAAGGATGAACGCCCAAGCCTACCCTGAACCAGTTCTAGTAACTGACGACTCCTTTGGAGAGGCTAACGTAATAGAGGACCTCTCCATTAATGAGGCCCGAAAGCTTCTAGAGATTGATTCCAAGATAGTTGTCTCTCCTGGATTCATAGGGAAGACAGTTATGGATAGGTACACAACCGTGGGAAGGGGAGGTAGCGACTACACAGCGACGTTGCTGGGGAAACTTCTGGGCCTTTCTGAAGTGAGGCTAATAACTGAGGTTCCAGGAATTATGACTGCCGATCCGAGGAAGTTTCCAGGGGCTAAGACCATAACCCGTCTCTCGCTGGAGGAGGCGATGGAGCTCGCTCAAATGGGTGCAAAAAGACTTCATCCTAGAACTTTCGAGCCCATGTTCAATAATGACCTCAAGGTCTATATAGAGGGTCTATACGACGAAGGTTACACCCTCGTTGAGGGAACTTGTGACTCCTCGGATAAGTTAAAGGGGATAGCGATCCTTGAGGACCTCAAACTCATCTCAGTGGAAAGCACAAAGATAGTAGGCAAAATTGGCTCCGCTGCAAGAGTTATGGAGAAAGCTAGAGAAGCTGGGGTGAACATCGTGTCCCTATCCCAACCCGCATCTGAGACTACTATTCATCTTTTGGTGGACGCTAGAAGTTCCAACACCTTAACTTCCCGTTTAGAGGAACTAAAGGACGTAAATACGGTGAACGTTCAGGACGCCAGCGCCGTAAGCGTGGTAGGATGCGGTCTGAGAAAAAAGGAGCTATTCAAGGAAATCCTGAGGGAGGCCTCTTCCTTTGATATCACCTCCGTTTCAAGAGGGCTCAGTAACGTCAGCGCAACCTTCATAGTTAAAAGGGATGAAGGTTTTAATCTTGCAAAGGACTTACATGAGGTGGTCATAAGATGGACAAACTAAGAGTCTCCCTCCTGGGCGCTACTGGAATGGTTGGGCAGAAAATGGTTAGGCTTCTCTCCAACCACCCTTTCATTGAGCTCACCAAGGTAAGTGCTTCCCCTGGGAAGATTGGAAAGAAGTACAGTGAGGCAGTCAAGTGGGTTGAGGGCGGAGAGATACCTCAGCACGCCACTGACCTCCGAGTAGTCTCCACTGAACCTGAAGATCATAAGGACGTAGACGTTGTTCTCTCTGCTTTACCCAATGAGCTTGCTGAGGGAATAGAGCTGAAGTTAGTAAGGGAAGGAATAACTGTGGTCTCCAATGCCAGTCCTTTCAGGATGGATCCAGAAGTTCCTCTAATAAACCCTGAGGTAAATTGGGAACACCTAAAGCTATTGGATACTCAAAGGCAGAAGAGGGGCTGGAAAGGACTAATGGTTAAGAACCCCAACTGCACCGCCGCAATAATGAGCATGCCAATAAAACCGCTCCTGAAGTATAAGCTTAACAACCTGATAATTACTACACTGCAGGCAGTTAGCGGAGCAGGATACAACGGACTGTCTTTCATGTCCATTACTAATAACGTAATACCCTACATTAAGGGAGAGGAGGACAAGATCCCAAAAGAGTCAGGAAAAATGCTTGGAAGACTAAACGGGGACAGGATAGACCATGTAGAGCTTAAGGCCATGGTTACTAGCACTAGAGTTCCGGTAAAAGTAGGACATATGGGCGTAATGTACTTGTTCTTCGACTCTCAAGTGAACGCAGAGGAAGTTAAGAATGAGCTCTCAAGGTTTAGATCTCTACCCCAGGAGAAGAATTTACCCACTGCTCCAAAGACTCCCATCAGGATCTTAGAGGGAGAAGATAGGCCTCAACCCGAGATTGACGTAAGAAGCGAGAACGGGATGAGTATTAGCGTTGGGAGAGTAAAGAACGAAGGTAATGCGATAAGAATGGTAGTGCTGGGTGACAACCTAGTGAGGGGTGCAGCTGGGATCACAATCCTGACCCTAGAGGTCATGAGAGAGTTAGGTTACGTATGAAGATAGACCTTCATGTCCACTCCTTTTTTAGCGACGGAAAGTACGATCCTCTCTTTCTAGTGAAATTTGCCCAGAAAATGGGAATATACCTAGCACTTACGGACCACGATACCTCCAAAGGAATTTCCAGAGTCGAGGGAATGGTAGTGCCTGGCCAAGAGGTTACAACTCAGTTTGGACATGTCGTAGTTCTTTGCGACTTTCTCCCAAACCCTCCAAAGGAAATAGCGTCATTAGTTGACTACGCCAACGATAACAACTGCATTTCATTTCCTTCCCATCCTTTCGACCTTTTTAGGAAAGGAATAGGAAATCATGTGTACGAGTATAAATTTACTGCATTAGAGGTCTTCAATTCCAAAGCTCCTAGAAAGGCCAATGAACTTGCGAGGAGAGCTGCTGAAAGGTTAAATTTACCTGGCCTTGCTAATAGCGACTCTCACGTCAAGGAAGCTCTAGGATCAGCGTACAACGAGATAGACCTCCAGGAGTTCAACGTTGAGGCTATCCTGGAGAAGCTGCGTAAAAGGGAGATTAAACCGGTTCCAAGGGGCTTGACGGTAACTGCTAAATTAAATATTGCTAAATGGTATATAGAGAGGAAACTGAGACTTGAGAAAGATACCGGCGGAGTTGTGCGTGAGATGCAAGGGAACTAAGTTCCTCTGCGGTCTCCCCTCTTGTCCTATCACTCAAAGGTTCAGATCCATCGTAAACACCACGTCAAAAATATCTTTGGAGAAGGGAATAATCGAAGGTTCAACGCCCCCAAGCGCCATAGTCGGGGAAAGAGGTTACCCAAAGGTTTCCCTAAATTTCAACGTAGTGCCCGGAGTTACGGGGGAAGAGACGAGGATATATAACGACCCTGCAAATTGGTGGGGAAAGGCCAACATTTACGATATAATAAATTACAGATCTTCTCTGGTCTCCAATTTGTCCGAGGTTAGAATAACTGACGTATGGAAGCTCTACGAGAAGGAGTTGTCCCTAGCTATAGTTTCGGAGAAGCCTGTAGTTTCCGAGAGCAAAATAACTGGGAAACTGGAGACCAAACTGAGGTTTGATGGAGTTGTAATGCCTAGAGGTCCTTCGGTCGTAGCTGAAAACATTAGGATTGTGGAGGACCCCAAGCCTCCCAGAACTCTGGAGAAGTTATTCAACGATGACTTAAAGGCGGAGGAAGGAGTTCGCGTTCTATACGAGGAAGGGAATGACGTTTACAGAATAATTGACGCTCTCTCATTAGGATTCCTAGGCAAACGAAAGACCAGGAAGCTCGTCCCAACGAGATGGGCCATAACCGCGGTGGATTCTATTGTAGGAAAGTCCCTTTACGAAAAGGTTAGAGATCTGGAGCCAGTGAACGAGATCTCCGTGTTTTATCAAGGATACCTTGGGAACCACTTTCACGTCATACTGTTTCCCTCAGCGTACGCCTCTTACTGGGTCGAGATTTGGCACCAGATGTCCCTTTGGGCTAACGAGTTAGTAATTTCAGACCTCAAGGAAGACTATTGGGGTAACTACGAGACCATAGACGGGGGATATATGGCAGCTAGGACTTCAGTCCTCGAATACCTAAATTCCATCAGGAGATCAGCTGGAGTAATAATAGTGAGAGAGATCACGAGGGATTATTTTGCGCCACTAGGTAATTGGCACATTAGGGAAACTGTTAGAAGATCGTTCCAGAATAAGATTGCCGTGGTAGAGAACCTGCAAAGAGCAATTGACCTAGTAAATTCTAGATTGAAGGTCCAAGGAGTTAACCTTAGGGAAGTTAGGGTGATTAAACAGGTTTTGGGCCAAAGTAGAATAGACTCTTTCTTCTCCTAAAATATCAAGGAGAAAGCCGACATGGCAGTGTAAAGCCTATTCTCGGCTTGATCCCAGACCCTGCTTTTCTTTCCGTCAATTACTCCCTGCTCTACTTCCTCCCCTCTCACTGCAGGTAAACAGTGCATGAAAATGGAGTCTGAAGAGGTATACCTCATCAGATCCTCAGTCACCCTGTAGGTTGACAAGACCTCTCTCCTTTTCTGAGCTTCGCCTTCCTGCCCCATACTGACCCAGACGTCGGTATATACCACAGATGCTCCCCTCACAGCCTCGTAAGGATCTTCGTAAAATTCGATGATTGCGCCACTACTTTCAGCCTCCTCCTCTATCCTTTTCCATATGTCAGGTCTAGGTCTCATATCCTTTGGTGAAGCTACCTTGAGTTCTAGACCAAATTTAGCCACAAATGCCATTAGACTTACCAGGACATTATCTCCCCCATCTCCCACGAAGGCGATAGGTTTCTCTAACGTCCCAAATATTTCCTTTATTGTCATAAAGTCAGTAAGAGCTTGAAGTGGATGAGATAAATCGCTGAGTAGGTTCACTACCGGTCTCCCTGAGTACTCGGAAAGCTTAAGGAGAGTTTCATGCTTTAGAACCCTAGCCCCTATACCGTGGACCATCCTCCCCAAAACCCTTGCGGTATCCTCGATGGGTTCTCCTCTCGAGATCTGTATGTCGTTCTTTCCTATTACTATTGGGCTACCCCCCAACATTGATACAGCTAGCTCAGAGCTGATTCTGGTTCTAGTACTGGGCTTTTCGAAAAGAAGGACTATCCTCTTCCCATCCAACGACTTGGGGACCAAATTGGTTAACACTTTCTCCTTCATGGAGAACGAAACGTCCAAAAGCCTCTGTAAGTCCCATCTATCGAAGTCGAGAAGACAAATGAGATTTCTACCCTTTAGCATCGTTTAAAAGTAAAAGATGAATATTATAAGCTATGAGCGAACTGTCGGCCCTGGAGGAGACAACAAGAGCTAGGCAGGGCAACAAACCTAGCTACGATGAGGCTTACGTACTTTGGGCCTTGAATCTCATATATGATGAACCTCCCATGGGAAGACTTACTCTCATGAAAAGGCTGACTCTTAGCGAGGCGTCAGTGAAGACTATGCTCAGGAGGTTAAGGGAGTCCAATCTGGTCTCTGTGGACAGGGTAGGTGGAGCTGAACTTACCCTCAAGGGAAAGAGGCTGGTGGAGGAGTGGCGATCTAGGGTTTCAATTTTCAGCGCAACCTTAAGCTCCATAGGTTGGGAGTCCATACAAATAGCCTTAAAAAATGGTGGAGAACTGATCGAAAAGGTAGGTATTATTCAACTAAGAGATGATATTATAAAAATAGGCGCAGATGCTGTTCTAATTACTGTTAAAACTCAGGAAGATATAGAAATTCCCCCTAAAACAGAGGAATTTGCAATAAAATCACTCTTAGAGGAACTATCCAATCTCTCTTCCCAGTATAGTTCTGGGGATTTAATTATTTACATAAAGCCAAGTGATTTACACCTTGCGTATAAAGTTGGAATATTTCTTTTACAGAAACTTCAAAGGAATTAAATTTTTCATTTTGAAGGAAATTAAAAAGTCCCATGCAGACTAAAGTTTCCACGTTTCGAGACGGAGCAGGTCTCCTGTAGGATTTGAGCAAAGCTTTTCAGAATGTGGGTTCAGGAACCATGAATGAAGGTAGGTTTTCTGGTTAATCCTTACGCTGGAGCTGGAGGTAGGCTCGGATATAAGGGGAGTGATGATATTAGAGAGGAAAACCCAGAAATTCCCGCTAGGGTCTCCAGGTTTCTTTCAAAGGCTCCTGACGTCGAGTATTTAACTCCCCGGGAAAAGATGGGCGAAGTTTATTTTGCTGGATCGAATAAAAAAGTGATCATACTAAATTCTGGGAAAAACGACTCAACTAGAGAAGATACTGTAAATTCAGTTAAAGAGATGATTGAAAGGGGAGCGGATATCATAACTTTTGTGGGAGGTGATGGGACTGCTAGAGACGTTGCCCAGGTAGTTGGTACCACGATCCCTATTTTAGGGGTTCCTGCAGGTGTCAAAATGCATAGTGGAGTCTTCGCTTCCACGCCAGAAGCTGCAGGCACACTCCTTTCCCACTTCGTTCTGGGGAGGGCTAAAGTTGTCGCTACCGAGGTTTTAGACGTTGATGAAGAAATGTATAGGAGAGGTAAGTATGTAGTAAAACTGTATTATATAGCAAAAACTATATCTTTTAACCGTTTGTTGACACCATCTAAACAGGAATATAGTTATTCTGATGAATTGGATGGTATAGCCGACTTTTTCCTGGATAAGGTGATGAAAGATGGAATTGTTTACATAATGGGTCCAGGATCCACTGTAAAGAGGATAGAGGAGAGGCTTGGCCTTAAGCCCAACTTTCTCGGCATAGACGTCTTCTTGGGAAAAAAGTTAATCAAAGCAAATGCAAACTACCTTGATTTAGTTGCTTTAACTGGGGGGTTAAAACTAAAGATAGTACTCACCCCGATAGGGGGCCAAGGGTTCGTTATTGGGCGTGGAAATCAAGAAATAGGACCTGAAATCCTGAGGAGGATAGAAAAGGAGGACATTATCATCCTTTCAGTTCGCGAGAAACTGGACAGAATCGATTGCTTAAGATTCGACACAGGCGATCCGAGCCTTGACGAGAAGTTCAAGGGAGTCTACAGAGTCATAATAGGCTACGACGAGACCATGGCCGTGAAGACGTGTAGTACTTAGATCGGAAAACAGTGATATTACCCAGGATTACGTTTGGTTATCCATTAAAAACCAGTTTACGCATATTAGTTTCACAGTGTCTGATAGAGACTCTAGCGTCAATAGGGCAACTGAACTGAGCGAGGAGGTCTCTAGGTCCTCTCCTAGATCTAAGTTAATGGATGCTATACTTGTCCTTCTTCACGCTAGACCTCTCCGTACTTCTGAAATTTCCTCCAATCTGGGATATGAAACTAAGTACGTTAGCAGTTACTTGAGCTATTGGAAAAAGAGGGGACTTGTGTACCAGGAGGGAGGGAGGTGGTACCTTACTCCTGATGGAGAAAATCTAGCGGTCACAATCATAGACTCTTACTCTAATTCGAGGTTCAAGGAAATGCTAATGATAGCCAAGCAAATGATAAACGAACCGGTTAAAGAGTCAATAAACAACAAAAAGCCACAAAGTAACAGAAGTGAACCTAAGGAAGTTTTGTCGTTTATTGACTCTAAAACCAAATCGGATGTCAATAAACAACAAAGAACGGATCCAAGTGTTTGTATATCTGATATTTCAGAGAAATTAGACAATGACGAGAAAGATATTCTCCTTTTCTTACTAGAAAGATATAAACAGTGGGGTTCAACCTACGTCTATCTGGACCAGCTTCAGGAGGAATATAAGGCCGATTCGACCTGGCTCTTCAAAGTTCTAAGAGGTTTGCAGACTAAGAGAGTCCTCTACCTTTATAACGACCCCAAACTGGGTTTCAGGATAGGTTTTTCGCAATCTGTCAAGAGAAAGCTTGAGAACTGCTAATCGTAGTATTCGCAGGCCTGTCCTGTGTCCTTTCAGAGGAATTCATTACAAGTTCTTCTTAACCCTGTAAAACAGCGTTAGTTGTTATTTACAACTACTATATCCGAGTTTTCTTGTTGACCCAGTCTGGATCCATTAGATAATTATACAAAAGATTGGATTTTTCGTAAAGACTCTTAAGACAATAAATTAGCGTAAGAGTAGTAGTAATCTATATAACTGGTCCAGTGGAAGAGTAGCTTAAGACAAAAGAGGTGCTTTAGTTGTCTTCGAATAAATCAGTAAAAATGTCCGAGGAGGAGATCGATAAGGCTTTGGAAAAGGCCGAAAAGGAGGCTGAAAAGAAAGATCATAAAAAAATATGGATGGACAAAATGATGAAGAGCGCCAAGACTTACTATAAGGTATGCCCGTACTACGATAAGAAAACTTCCAAATGCTTCCTCTCACTTTCAAGTAAATGTAATAGAGATGGAAAATATGAGAATTGTCCTGTATTTCTAGATTTCTTAGACAATAAATACAAAGAATTTACATCTAAAAAGAAAATACTTCCATTGGATTTCCTAGATTTAGCCCAATCTGTGTAAGATAGAGCGTGTAACGGGAGTGGTAAGGAAAAAGACGGATGAGGAAGAGGGAGAACTAGAGGAAAGGGAGGAGAAAAAGGACAAGAAGTCTAAGAAAGAAAAATACATCGACGCAGAAAAGCTACTGGACGAATATATTGAGGAAGTCGAAATAGGGCTGGGGCTGAGCCATCTTAAGCTGGGCAAGGACTTATTTAAGGAAATAATTAAGGAACCTTTCATCTCCGCAGTAGGACAGGTTAAGTCTAAGCCAAAACCTAAAACCATAATTAATAGGCTCAACTCCTCGAAGGACGTCCTGATGGAGTACGTAGCAGCAAAGCTAGTAAGGTTAGTGGAGCTCTCCAAACTTACAGACGATCAACTTGAGTTTCTTGTGTTTTACTCAGGTAGAGCAGTGGTTGATCTAGCCCCAGCGTTATATAGGGAAGTTACCAGAAGGGGAAGAACTGATCTACTGGACAACTTGAGGTATAATTGGAATCTTTACGGCATAAAATCCCCCGCAAAGTGCCCTAAATGTGGTTTCGAAGCTGTCATGCCAGACTACTCATGTAAAATCTGTGGATATGTCCTATCCAGCAAGGAACTCAAGGACTCAATAAACCTGATTCCGCAGTTGGAAGAGATGGTAAGGTACGATGCTGAAGGGTTAAAGGAAATTATTTCCAGCGGATATCTTTACTATAACTCTGCAGGGCCTATACCACCTTCAAGATTTAAACCAAAAGAAATGGAAATATACTATGAAATTGTACTCAATGGCCAGGAGAAATCTCTTTTGAGCAAAGTTTACAATACTCACCATCCTTGATTAATGCCCCACACATTTTGCACCTTGAGAATCTACTCGAAATGACTTGAATGGAAGGCGGAAAAGTGTGAAACACCTCGTTATCCTTGAAGCTGTCATGTAACCAGAGAAATATGGCGTCAAAGACTTCGTCACCTGTCTTTAACTCCCCGGTTAATTCCGAGAATCCCATCATCTCGGTGAGAGGAGTGTTGTAAAGGGGGAGAAGAAAAAGTTTGTCTCCTACTCTGTTAACTAGGGAAAACAGAGAGAGGTATGAATTTTCTAGCTCAGACGAGGAGTAAATTAGATAAGCTTCAAAGAAGTCGGCCGTGAAAGGCAAGACTACTATTTTTTCTTCCTCTTGATTTAATCTTAATATTAAACTACGTATAGTCAGATTAATTCTATTATAATTTTCTGTTATTATATTTTTTATATTAAGATCACATTGGAGACACAGTTTAGTCATCATTGAAGATAACAGCTCGCCCACTTCTTTGTAAAATTCTGGGTAAGCTATGATAATGCTCTGCTTTCTTAGATTTATTCCAGTCTTGCTCATGTTTTTCCTTACCCGGTGAAGAACTTCGTTCCTAGAACATCTTGGGCAAAGTAACTTTCCGCTAACCATTAAGGAGGCTCCTTCGTTCCCGCAATTAACGCATTTCACCTTATGAACCAGTAGTTATGATAGGAACACATCAAAATATTATTTACTTGGTATCCTAACCACCCTATAGTTAGTAATGTTATAGAAAAGGAGATTCCATAGGGAAG belongs to Metallosphaera tengchongensis and includes:
- a CDS encoding ATP-NAD kinase family protein, which gives rise to MKVGFLVNPYAGAGGRLGYKGSDDIREENPEIPARVSRFLSKAPDVEYLTPREKMGEVYFAGSNKKVIILNSGKNDSTREDTVNSVKEMIERGADIITFVGGDGTARDVAQVVGTTIPILGVPAGVKMHSGVFASTPEAAGTLLSHFVLGRAKVVATEVLDVDEEMYRRGKYVVKLYYIAKTISFNRLLTPSKQEYSYSDELDGIADFFLDKVMKDGIVYIMGPGSTVKRIEERLGLKPNFLGIDVFLGKKLIKANANYLDLVALTGGLKLKIVLTPIGGQGFVIGRGNQEIGPEILRRIEKEDIIILSVREKLDRIDCLRFDTGDPSLDEKFKGVYRVIIGYDETMAVKTCST
- a CDS encoding replication initiator protein WhiP, whose translation is MSDRDSSVNRATELSEEVSRSSPRSKLMDAILVLLHARPLRTSEISSNLGYETKYVSSYLSYWKKRGLVYQEGGRWYLTPDGENLAVTIIDSYSNSRFKEMLMIAKQMINEPVKESINNKKPQSNRSEPKEVLSFIDSKTKSDVNKQQRTDPSVCISDISEKLDNDEKDILLFLLERYKQWGSTYVYLDQLQEEYKADSTWLFKVLRGLQTKRVLYLYNDPKLGFRIGFSQSVKRKLENC